One part of the Deinococcus sp. NW-56 genome encodes these proteins:
- a CDS encoding VOC family protein, with protein MTPTSTYRLHPDLSLGAAELTVSDLGRSVAFYEQVLGMTVLARGNGSAHLGTATRPLLRLTEVPGAAPAPRSAPGLYHFAVLLPTRVDLARWVRHAAGLGLRVGQGDHLVSEAFYLNDPDGHGIEVYRDRPRGDWRWNLDQVEMASDPIDIAGLLAEPGAEELFRGLPEGTVMGHFHLRVTDLAATEAFYRGVLGFDVVARWPGALFVSVGGYHHHFGLNAWQSEGGRPAPETAARLLGVELVLPSDAEVERLAGHLEAAGVAFTRDGNGLDVGDPAGNRLRFRATA; from the coding sequence ATGACCCCCACGTCCACCTACCGCCTGCACCCCGACCTCTCCCTCGGCGCGGCCGAGCTGACCGTCTCTGACCTGGGCCGCAGCGTCGCCTTCTACGAGCAGGTGCTGGGCATGACGGTGCTGGCGCGCGGGAACGGGAGCGCCCACCTGGGCACGGCCACCCGCCCGCTGCTGAGGCTGACGGAAGTCCCCGGCGCGGCGCCCGCGCCCCGCTCGGCCCCCGGCCTGTACCACTTCGCGGTGCTGCTGCCCACCCGCGTGGACCTCGCCCGCTGGGTGCGGCACGCGGCGGGACTGGGGCTGCGGGTCGGGCAGGGCGACCACCTCGTCAGCGAAGCCTTCTACCTCAACGACCCCGATGGCCACGGCATCGAGGTCTACCGTGACCGACCCCGGGGGGACTGGCGCTGGAACCTCGATCAGGTGGAGATGGCCTCCGACCCCATCGATATCGCGGGGCTGCTGGCGGAACCCGGCGCCGAGGAACTCTTCCGGGGACTGCCGGAGGGCACCGTGATGGGCCACTTCCACCTGCGGGTGACGGATCTCGCGGCGACCGAGGCCTTTTACCGGGGCGTGCTGGGCTTCGACGTGGTGGCCCGCTGGCCGGGAGCGCTGTTCGTCTCCGTGGGCGGCTACCACCACCACTTCGGCCTGAACGCCTGGCAGAGCGAGGGGGGCCGCCCCGCGCCCGAGACGGCGGCCCGGTTGCTGGGCGTGGAGCTGGTGCTGCCGAGCGACGCCGAGGTCGAGCGGCTGGCCGGGCATCTGGAGGCGGCGGGCGTGGCGTTCACGCGGGACGGCAACGGTTTGGACGTGGGCGACCCAGCGGGCAACCGGTTGAGGTTCAGGGCGACAGCGTAG
- a CDS encoding GAF domain-containing protein, with protein sequence MSGPGTAPLPEGEGERLADLLRYEILDTLPEEAFDRIVRLAARLLRVPVAILNFVDGDRQWGKATHGTGSTEAPREHSFCAWAILRDEVMVVPDAPADPRFRDNPQVTGAPHIHLYAGAPLVTPAGHRIGTLCVTSPVPHELTGEDRETLRELAAMVVDELELRRVRRALEQEVAVRERALQLLSQHQAHAETLSVLLASLEVELLPIEAARLSAQQVARQAGLDWVGLAQVRGGWVHARTVWHSPAAGDALLHAARQGVPLGGSLTQRALERGAPLFVDVPSGTLGAGELFAQVGVGSAAAVPLTRLGEETFVYLAVRLPGTPWSAPDRHLLEAAASSVRVALEREALRRAT encoded by the coding sequence TCTCGACACCCTCCCCGAGGAGGCTTTTGACCGCATCGTGCGGCTGGCGGCGCGGCTGCTGCGGGTGCCCGTGGCGATCCTGAACTTCGTGGACGGGGACCGCCAGTGGGGCAAGGCCACCCACGGCACCGGCAGCACCGAGGCCCCCCGCGAGCACTCCTTCTGTGCCTGGGCGATTTTGAGAGATGAGGTGATGGTGGTGCCCGACGCCCCCGCCGACCCCCGCTTCCGCGACAACCCGCAGGTGACGGGGGCACCCCACATCCACCTGTACGCGGGTGCGCCCCTCGTCACGCCCGCCGGGCACCGCATCGGGACCCTGTGCGTCACGAGCCCGGTGCCGCACGAGCTGACCGGGGAGGACCGGGAGACGCTGCGCGAACTCGCGGCGATGGTGGTGGACGAGCTGGAGTTGCGCCGGGTCCGGCGGGCACTCGAGCAGGAGGTGGCGGTGCGCGAACGGGCCTTGCAACTTCTCTCGCAGCATCAGGCCCATGCCGAGACGCTGTCGGTGCTGCTCGCGTCGCTGGAGGTGGAACTGCTGCCCATCGAGGCGGCCCGGCTCTCGGCCCAGCAGGTGGCCCGGCAGGCCGGACTCGACTGGGTCGGGCTGGCGCAGGTGCGCGGGGGCTGGGTCCACGCCCGGACGGTCTGGCACAGCCCGGCAGCCGGGGACGCCCTGCTGCACGCCGCGCGCCAGGGCGTTCCGCTGGGGGGCAGCCTGACCCAGCGGGCGCTGGAGCGGGGAGCACCCCTCTTCGTGGACGTGCCTTCAGGAACGCTGGGAGCCGGCGAACTGTTTGCCCAGGTGGGGGTGGGGTCGGCGGCGGCGGTGCCCCTGACCCGGCTGGGGGAGGAAACCTTCGTGTACCTGGCGGTGCGGCTGCCAGGTACCCCCTGGAGTGCTCCCGACCGCCACCTGCTGGAGGCAGCGGCGAGCAGCGTGCGGGTGGCGCTGGAGCGGGAAGCGCTGCGGCGGGCGACCTGA